A window of Panicum virgatum strain AP13 chromosome 8K, P.virgatum_v5, whole genome shotgun sequence contains these coding sequences:
- the LOC120644658 gene encoding uncharacterized protein LOC120644658 isoform X2, protein MLGFSTGQLLVILGACPVMMKPSDMVKIARTAGRMTGRAVGRLIVARRQLDEILGQSAATQVHKELKDAMTQLDSIRYEVQNLSRLTPGHFNMRLHNTASRTDARKVDVADDHMSLKSKDMKMADTGLTNLHSQAMTYARLSEAPGLKAYPSLSGNYQEQLKENNGLLHVLPISAESAGLLPNRSGGSTGSDLVLEAVLEAEVSENAKFFISQPHDQLPKE, encoded by the exons ATGCTGGGGTTCTCGACCGGCCAGCTGCTGGTCATCCTCGGGGCCTGCCCCGTCATGATGA AGCCCAGCGACATGGTGAAGATCGCGAGGACGGCCGGGAGGATGACCGGGAGGGCGGTCGGGCGGCTCATCGTGGCGCGCCGGCAGCTGGACGAGATCCTGGGGCAGTCTGCAGCCACCCAG GTTCATAAGGAGCTTAAAGATGCGATGACCCAGCTGGACTCAATTCGTTATGAAGTTCAGAACCTGTCTAGATTAACTCCTGGTCACTTCAACATGAGACTGCATAACACTG CAAGCAGAACTGATGCTAGAAAAGTTGATGTGGCTGATGACCATATGTCACTTAAATCCAAG GACATGAAAATGGCTGATACAGGATTGACAAATCTACACAGCCAAGCAATGACGTATGCAAGGCTATCTGAAGCCCCAGGACTTAAGGCGTACCCTTCCTTGAGTGGGAACTATCAAGAACAACTCAAGGAAAACAATGGGTTGCTACATGTACTGCCAATATCAGCTGAAAGTGCTGGATTACTTCCTAACCGCTCAG GTGGATCAACAGGCTCAGATCTAGTGCTTGAAGCTGTGCTTGAAGCAGAGGTTTCTGAGAATGCCAAATTTTTCATCTCGCAGCCCCATG
- the LOC120644658 gene encoding uncharacterized protein LOC120644658 isoform X1 yields the protein MLGFSTGQLLVILGACPVMMKPSDMVKIARTAGRMTGRAVGRLIVARRQLDEILGQSAATQVHKELKDAMTQLDSIRYEVQNLSRLTPGHFNMRLHNTGMAEAGKSDASDVSVTKPEEFRHEIRSIIREEIESFCRTRPDSTQNFASRTDARKVDVADDHMSLKSKDMKMADTGLTNLHSQAMTYARLSEAPGLKAYPSLSGNYQEQLKENNGLLHVLPISAESAGLLPNRSGGSTGSDLVLEAVLEAEVSENAKFFISQPHDQLPKE from the exons ATGCTGGGGTTCTCGACCGGCCAGCTGCTGGTCATCCTCGGGGCCTGCCCCGTCATGATGA AGCCCAGCGACATGGTGAAGATCGCGAGGACGGCCGGGAGGATGACCGGGAGGGCGGTCGGGCGGCTCATCGTGGCGCGCCGGCAGCTGGACGAGATCCTGGGGCAGTCTGCAGCCACCCAG GTTCATAAGGAGCTTAAAGATGCGATGACCCAGCTGGACTCAATTCGTTATGAAGTTCAGAACCTGTCTAGATTAACTCCTGGTCACTTCAACATGAGACTGCATAACACTG GCATGGCTGAAGCAGGGAAATCTGATGCCTCTGATGTTTCTGTAACTAAG CCAGAAGAATTTCGTCATGAAATTCGAAGTATAATTCGTGAAGAAATTGAAAGCTTTTGTAGAACACGACCTGATTCCACTCAGAACTTCG CAAGCAGAACTGATGCTAGAAAAGTTGATGTGGCTGATGACCATATGTCACTTAAATCCAAG GACATGAAAATGGCTGATACAGGATTGACAAATCTACACAGCCAAGCAATGACGTATGCAAGGCTATCTGAAGCCCCAGGACTTAAGGCGTACCCTTCCTTGAGTGGGAACTATCAAGAACAACTCAAGGAAAACAATGGGTTGCTACATGTACTGCCAATATCAGCTGAAAGTGCTGGATTACTTCCTAACCGCTCAG GTGGATCAACAGGCTCAGATCTAGTGCTTGAAGCTGTGCTTGAAGCAGAGGTTTCTGAGAATGCCAAATTTTTCATCTCGCAGCCCCATG